TGAGGGCGCAAGCCAACAGCAGGGCCAGCGGCAGTTTCGGGAGCAGGGTGGGGCGAAGCAGGTGCGGACGGCTCATCGGGACAGGACAGCGAGAAGGATTCAGAACGGGATCGCGGAGCAGCGGGAGGCAGAAAGCGAACAGCGAACAGCGAACAGCGAACGGAGGACAGCAATCCTCGATCATCCGAACGGTAGGCGACCGGACGCTGAATGCTGCCGTTCAAAGCGCGGAGAGCCGTGCGAAATCGGCGGAACTGACGGAATTTGCAGCACGTCGGGTCGTTTCTCGGAACAACCGGCTGGTGGCGCTTTCAGATGTCGTACTGCCGGCCGGGTGCAGACTCGGTCGTGCAGGTCGTGCCGGTCGCACCGCTTGCGGCGCTGCTGCCATGCGCTCGACCTGGCAGAGCGCGGGCCCGAACGCGTGCCGACGTAGGGCGCGCGAGTCTAGGGGGGTGACGAACGCGCACCAAGCGCCGTTACGACGCGTCACAAACCGGTGCGTGGCTCAGGCGGCGGCTGGGCGGGATCACGGTGACGCGGCAGCCCGATGCGGGCGGATGGGTGGGTTGCCCCAGTGCCGAGGATCAGCCGTGGATCGCCGCTGCCACGATCTGGCCGATCGACAGGCACATCGCGGCCACCACCACCGCCAGCGCCATGTTCTTGTGCTCCACGATCTCTTCCCAGAGTTTGTAGGGCGTGAGCTTGTCGATGATGACGAAGCTGATCCAGAACACCAGCACACCGATGACGGCATACAGGATGGACCCCAGCACGATGCTGGGCTTGAGCCACTCGAAGCCTTCCATGTCGTTCTCCTGCGCGGTTCGCGCTGTTCTCGCTGTTGTCGTTCAAGATGCGGGGCGGGGTGCGGGGCACCAGGCCCCGCATTATTTGTGCCCGCCGCCGCCGCTGCTGTAGCCGCCGTAGGAGCCGCCGCTGGAGCCGCCGTAGCCGGTACCGCTGCCGCGACTGTCGCGTTTGCATTGCTGGTATTCGGCACTGGAGGCGCCGTAGGTGTCCTTGAACTTGGCGCAGTCGTCGCTGCTGCAGGCCCGCAGCAACGCAAACACCACCACGATCAGCAGCATGCCGATGACGATGTTGCGCAGCAGCTTGCCTTGGTCCATGCCCGACGAGATGTCGCGCTTGATCGCCGGCATGCGGTCTTCCGGCAGCGCGAAGGCACGCCGGAGTTCGGCCGCGTCGACATTGCGGCCGTAGCTCCAGGTGATCTCGTTGCCGGTCTGCTCGGCGCTGAGCAACTCCAGCCGGCTGCCGTTTCGCCATTCATAGTCGCGCACCAGGGCCCGTTCCTCCCGGCGCACGCGCCAGTAGAACTCGCCCAGCACATAGGTGACCTTGGCGGTGTAGTTCCAGCGGCGCTTGAAGGTCTTGCCCTGGTAGTCGACCGAATCGCGCTTGGCGCTGTCCGGCGCGCCGGTGATGGGGCGGACCAGGCTCCAGCCTTCCTCGGTGTCCACCAGGAAGGCAAAGCCCTCCATCTGGTTGAACAGCAGGTATTCACGCCAGAAGGTCTGCTCGTCCTCGCTGCTTTCCGGAATGTCGCAGCGCTCCAGGTAGCCGACCACCTGCCAAGGCTTGGTGGCGCCGCCGCTGAGGGCGATCTGGCCGGTGGTGCCCAGCGGAATCTGCGGCTCGCCGCCGTTGTTCTGCTGGTAGCTGGTCAGGTCGGCGCCCACCCCCTTGGAGATGTCCACCACCGAATGACACTGGCCGCAGACGATCGACTGCGTGTTCTCCAGCCGCGGTTCCAGTGCGGCGCCGCAGTGGGGGCAGGGCAACGCCTTGGATTTGAGCGTGGCACCGCTTTCGTTGCGCAGCCCGACCATGGACAGGTCGGCCAGACGCACCGATCGGCCCACCGACCAGGTCGGTGCGGCCGGGTCGCTGTAGTCCAGCGTACCGACCTCGCCCTGCGTGTTGCGCAGGTCGACCACCCAGAAGCTGTTGTCCAGATGAGGCGGGTGGGGCAGTTCGCCCTCGGCGGCGGCCACGGTGGCGTCGACCTTGGAGGCGACCTGCCACGACTGGCCGGCCAGCAGTTGGCGTCCGGCGACGTGGACCTGCCCGATCGATGGGGCACGTTCCTTCAGCGGGGCTTCGAAGCTCAGGACGAAGCTGCCGTTGTCCTCGGAAAGCCAGCCGCTTCGTCCGGTGCCCTCGCCGTTGTCGAACAGCACATGCCATTCATTCCAACTGCCGTCCGCATAGGCCATCTGAACCCGGCCGACGACGGTGAAGGCGGCACCCGCAAAACGGCCCGCCGCGCCCAATTGGAGCGGCGAGTAATCCTCGAAGAGTTCGGCGCTGGTGCCGATCTTGCGCAGCGCGTCGCCTTCACGCAGGAGCGTGGAGCGACAGTAGCTGCAGACCGTGCTGGCGGACGCGGCCGAGGCGAACTCGACCGGTGCCCCGCAGTTGGGGCACAGGGCCTGCCAGCGGCGCTGGGGCGACGGGGTAGCCAATCAGGTGTGCTCGGGGATCAGCTCAACTTCTTGAGCAGTTCAGCCTTCTTCGCGGCGAATTCCTCGTCGGTCAGGATGCCCTTGGCTTTCAGGTCGCCCAGCTTCTCCAACAGAAGCAGGACCTCGTCGGCGCTCTGGCTGACCGGTTGAGGCACCGCCGGCGCTGCGGCTGCACCTGCAGCCGTACCTGCAGCCGTACCTGCAGCCGCTGCCCCGGCAGCAGTGTTGGCGGGTGCGAGGCCCGCCTGCAGCTGTTGGGCGAGCGTCTGGCCCAAGGCCAGCCCGGCGCCCAAGCCCATGGCGTCGCCGGCCACGCCGCCGCCGCCCGAGCCCACGCCTTCGGCCAGCTTCGGGATGGCTTGTGCGGTCTGGTACTGCAGGAACTGGCCCATGTTCTGGCCGATCATGCCCATGCCGATCTTCTGGTCCAGGATCTTCTGCAGTTCCTCGGGCAGCGAGACGTTCTGCAGGGTGACCATCTCCAGCTTCAGGCCCAGCGCATCGAACGCGGGTGAGGTGGCTTCCTGCAGGGCCTTGGCGAACTCGACCTGATTGGCCGCGAGATCCAGGAACGGGATGCCGGACTGCGCCACTGCATCGCTGATGTGCTGCAGCATCAAGCCGCGCAGTTGGCCGTCCAGTTCGGTGACGGTGTAGCGCTCGCGGGTGCCGGAAATTTCGGTGTGGAACTTCTTCGGGTCCACCACGCGGTAGCTGTAGTTGCCGAAGGCGCGCACGCGCACCGCGCCGAAGTCCTTGTCGCGGATGGTCACCGGCTGGGTGGTGCCCCAGCGCTGGTCAACCTGTTGCCGGGTGCTGAAGAAGTAGACGTCGCTCTTGAACGGGGATTCGAACAGCTTGTCCCAGTTCTTCAGGTAGGTCAGGACCGGCAGCGTCTGGGTGGTCAGCTTGTACATGCCGGGGCCGAAGACATCGGCCACCTTGCCTTCATTGATGAAGACCGCCATCTGCGATTCGCGCACGGTCAGCGAAGCGCCGTACTGGATTTCGAAGTCCTGCATCGGGAAGCGGTAGGCCAGGACGCCGTTGTCATCCTCCGTCCACTGGATGATGTCTATGAACTGTTTCTTGATGAAGTCCATCAGGCCCATGGCGCTGCTCCGAAAAGGAATGCGATCCAACGCGATCGCGAACGCGAGTATCCCTCAGCGCAGCGCTGCCGGTCGCTCCCCCTGAGGGGGGCTCTCCGGTCGGGGTTCGCACGGCGGGATGCCGGGCGGGCGGAGGTGCCACAGGTCATGGCCGCGTCCGGTGGCGGGCTCCGCCGCCGCATCTTTACGACTTCTTGATACCCCGACCCGCCGCTTCTACGAGGCCTTGAGGCGGCGCTTTCTAGAGTTCAGGCATCCCAAAACGTCCCCGTTGTCCGATACGGGGCCTCTGAATCATGGATGCACTGTTTCTCGGCCTGAGCCTGCTGCTGTTCCTCGTGGCGGTCGGGCTGGCCCTCGCCAGCCACCGTCTGGAGGGTCAGCCATGAGCGGCCTGTACTGGGTGACCGGCCTGGTCAGCGCCGGCCTGTTTGTCTATCTCGTCGTGGCGCTGTGGCGCGCCGAGAAGTTCTGAACCCGCGTCGCTGAAAGCACCACATGAACAGCTTCGCTACCCTCAATCTGATTCTTTTCCTCGCCCTGACGCTGCTGCTGGCCTGGCCACTGTCGCGCTGGGTCACCGCGCTGGCCCAAGGGCGACTGCCCCGTTGGGCCGCCGCGCTGGAGCGTCCATTCTTCCGCGTCGCCGGCGTCAAGCCGGAGCAGGGCATGCACTGGAAGCAGTACGCGCTGGCGCTGCTGCTCTTCAACCTACTCGGTGTGCTGGCGGTGTATGCGCTGCAGCGCCTGCAGGATGTGCTGCCGCTGAATCCGCAAGCCATGGCGGCGGTGTCGCCGGATTCTGCCTTCAACACCGCCATCAGCTTCGTGGCCAACACCAACTGGCAGGGCTATGGCGGCGAGGCCACCATGAGCTACCTCACCCAGATGCTGGCGCTGACGGTGCAGAACTTCCTGTCCGCGGCCACCGGCATTTCGGTGGTGTTCGCGCTGATCCGTGGCTTTGCCAACAAGCTCAGCGGTCAGGTGGGCAACTTCTGGGCGGACATCGGTCGCATCACGGTGTGGCTGCTGCTGCCGCTGGCCTTCGTGCTGGCGATGGTGTTCGTCCAGCAGGGCGTGATCCAGAACTTCGACGGCTACCGCACCGTCCAGACCCTGGAGGCGACCGACTACCAGACGCCCCAGTCGGGTCCCGACGGCCAGCCGCTCAAGGATGCCCAGGGCCAGCCCCTGATGCAGAACCAGCGCGCCGACACCCAGACCCTGGCCATGGGCCCGGTGGCGTCGCAGGAGGCCATCAAGATGCTGGGGACCAACGGCGGCGGCTTCTTCAATGCCAATTCCGCGCATCCCTATGAGAACCCGACGCCGCTGACCAACCTGCTGCAGATGCTGGCCATCTTCGTGATCCCGGCGGCGCTGTGCCTGAGCTTCGGCCAAATGGTGGGCGATCGACGCCAGGGGGCGGCCATCCTCGCCGCGATGACCGTGCTGTTCGTCGCCGGCGTGCTGGTCGCCACGCCGGCGGAGCAAGCCGGCAATCCGCTGGTGGCGGCGCAGGGCGTGGACATCCAGGCGGGTGACCAACAGGCCGGCGGCAACATGGAAGGCAAGGAGACCCGCTTTGGCATCAGCGCCAGTTCGCTGTTCGCGGTGGTGACCACGGCGGCCTCGTGCGGCGCGGTCAATGCCATGCACGACTCCTTCACCCCGATCGGCGGCGCCGTGCCCATGGTCATGATGATGCTGGGCGAGGTGGTGTTCGGCGGTGTCGGCACCGGTCTGTACGGCATGCTGATCTTCGCGATCCTGGCGGTGTTTATCGCCGGTCTGATGATCGGCCGCACGCCGGAGTACCTGGGCAAGAAGATCGAGCCCTTCGAGATGAAGATGAGCGCGGTCGCCATCCTGGTGACGCCGATCGTGGTGCTGGCTGGCACGGCCATCGCGGTGATGGCGGAGCCCGGCCGGGCCGGCATTGCCAACCCCGGCGTGCACGGCTTCAGCGAGATCCTCTATGCGCTGACCTCCGCGGCCAACAACAACGGCAGCGCCTTTGCGGGCCTCTCGGCCAACACGCCGTTCTACAACACCTTGCTGGGCATCGCGATGTGGCTGGGCCGCTTCCTGATGATCGTGCCGGTGCTGGCCATCGCCGGCAGTCTGGCGGCCAAGAAGCGGATTCCCGTGGGCGAGGGCACGTTGCCCACCCATGGACCGCTGTTCATCGCACTGCTCATCGGCACGGTGTTGCTGGTCGGCCTGCTGAACTATGTGCCCGCCCTGGCGCTGGGCCCCATCGTCGAGCACCTGATGCTCTGGAAGCTCTGATCCCCGGAGCCTGATATGACCACCGAACTCAAGCCTATTTCCAATCCGGCGCCGGCCGACCGCCGCACCGAGGTCCGTGGCGGCGTGGCCGCTGGCGGTCCTGCGCCGCAGGATGCCCTCGGATCGACGTCACCGACGTCGCTGTCGAGCACGGCGTCCTCGCATCCGTCGCCGCATCCGCAGCGGCATCGCAGCGGCCTGTGGGATCCCGCGCTGGTCAAGCCCGCGCTGGTCCAGTCCTTCGCCAAGCTCGCACCGGCGGTGCAGCTGCGCAATCCGGTGATGTTTGTCGTCTACGCGGGCAGCATCCTGACCACTGGCCTGTGGATGGCGAGCTTCGCCAAGCCCGAGCTGGCCGGCACCGAAGGGCCGGGCTTCATGCTGGCCATCGCGCTGTGGCTGTGGTTCACCGTGCTGTTTGCCAATTTCGCCGAGGCCCTGGCCGAGGGCCGCTCCAAGGCCCAGGCCGCGTCGCTGCGCGGTCTCAAGGCCAAGACCTGGGCCAAGAAGCTGGAGCAGCCGCGCCATGGCTCGTCCTGGCATCCGGTGAATTCGGAGGAGCTTCGCAAGGGCCATGTCGTGCTGGTGGAAGCCGGTGACCTGGTGCCGCTGGACGGCGAGGTCATCGAAGGCGTGGCCTCGGTCGACGAGAGCGCCATCACCGGCGAATCCGCACCCGTGATCCGTGAATCCGGCGGCGACTTCTCGGCCGTGACCGGTGGCACACGCGTGCTGTCGGACTGGGTGGTGGTGCGCATCGCGGTGAATCCGGGGGAAGCTTTCCTGGACCGGATGATCGCCATGGTGGAAGGCGCCAAGCGCCAGAAGACGCCCAACGAAATCGCGCTGACCATCCTGCTGGTGGCGCTCACCCTGGTGTTCCTGGTGGTGACGGTGACGCTGCTGCCGTACTCGCTGTTCAGCGTGGACGCGGCCGGCGCCGGCACGGTGGTGTCGATCACCGCCCTGGTGTCGCTGCTGGTCTGCCTGATTCCGACCACGATCGGCGGCCTGCTGTCGGCCATCGGCGTGGCGGGGATGAGCCGCTTGATGCAGGCCAACGTGATCGCCACCTCGGGCCGTGCGGTGGAGGCGGCGGGCGATGTGGACGTGCTGATGCTGGACAAGACCGGCACCATCACGCTGGGCAATCGTCAGGCGAGTGCTTTCCTGCCGGCGCCGGGCCTGGGCGAGCAAGCCCTGGCCGATGCGGCGCAGATGGCCTCGCTGGCCGATGAGACGCCGGAAGGACGCAGCATCGTCGTGCTGGCCAAGCAGCGCTTCAATCTGCGCGAACGGGAGCTGGTGAGCCTGCAGGCGCACTTTGTGCCGTTCACCGCGCAGACCCGCATGAGCGGCGTGAACTTCGGCCCCGTCGACGCCCCCGATCGGCAGTTGCGCAAGGGTGCGGTCGATGCGATTCGTCGCTTCGTGGAATCGCACGGCGGCCAGATGCCGGCGCAGGTGACGGCGGCAGCGGAAGAGGTCGCCCGCCGCGGCAGCACGCCGCTGGTGGTGGCGGATCTGTCGGAAGGCCGCGCCCGTGTGCTGGGCGTGGTCGAGCTCAAGGACATCGTCAAGGGCGGCATCAAGGAGCGCTTCGCGCAGTTGCGCCGCATGGGCATCAAGACGGTGATGATCACCGGCGATAACCGCCTGACCGCCGCCGCCATCGCCGCCGAGGCCGGTGTGGACGATTTCCTGGCCGAGGCGACGCCCGAGGCCAAGCTGCAACTGATCCGGGACTACCAGTCCGAGGGTCGGCTGGTCGCGATGACCGGTGACGGCACCAACGATGCACCGGCGCTGGCGCAGGCCGATGTGGCGGTGGCCATGGCCAGCGGCACGCAGGCGGCCAAGGAGGCCGGCAACATGGTCGACCTGGATTCCAATCCGACCAAGCTGCTGGAGATCGTCGAGACCGGCAAGCAGCTGCTGATGACGCGCGGCTCGCTGACCACCTTCTCGATTGCCAACGACGTGGCCAAGTACTTCGCCATCATTCCGGCAATGTTCCTGGGCGTGTATCCGCAGCTGGGCGCGCTGAACGTGATGGGGCTGCACAGCCCGTCCTCGGCCATCCTGTCGGCGGTGATCTTCAACGCGCTGATCATCGTCGCGCTGATTCCGCTGGCCCTGAAGGGCGTGGCCTATCGCCCGATCGGCGCGGCGGCCCTGTTGCGCCGCAACCTCTGGATCTACGGCCTGGGCGGGCTGATCGTGCCGTTCATCGGCATCAAGGCCATCGACCTGCTGCTCACTGCAACGCATCTGGTCTGACGCGCCCCGTCACTGCCCCACAAAGGATTTGCCATGACAACGATGTTCTCGAATACGTCTTCCAAGACCGCTGCCTCAGCCTCTGCCATGAACGCTGGCGCCTCGATGCCCGCCACCGGGCCGGTACCTGGCTCGGCGTCTGACGGTGCCGGCCGCACGCTGCTGCAGATGATGCGTCCGGCGCTGGTCGGCTTCCTGCTGCTGAGCGCAATCACCGGCTTGCTGTACCCGGCGGCGGTGACTGGGTTGGCCAAGGCGGTCTTTCCGCACCAGGCCGCCGGCAGCCTGATCGAGCGTGACGGCCGGTTGGTCGGCTCCGAGCTGATCGGCCAGAACTTCAGCTCGCCGCGCTATTTCTGGGGCCGTCCGTCGGCGACGGGCCCGATGGCCAACAACGCCGCCAACTCAAGCGGCTCAAACCAGGGCCCGACCAACCCCGCGCTGGTGGAGGCGGTGAAGGCCCGCATCGAGGCGCTCAAGGCCGTCGATCCGGAGAACCGGCTGCCAGTGCCGGTGGACCTGGTCAGTGCGTCGGCCAGTGGGCTGGACCCGCACATCAGCATGGCCGCCGCACGCTACCAGGCGGCTCGGGTCGCGCGTGAGCGCGGTCTGTCCATCGACACCGTGCAGCGGTTGATCCAGGCCCACACCGAAGCCCGCGATCTGGCGGTGCTGGGTGAGCCGCGCGTCAACGTGCTGCGGCTCAATCTCGCGCTGGACCGCGAGCCGGGGCAGAAGGTGGTCACACCTGCGCCGGCAGCGGCAGCCTCGGCCGCCTGATCGCGGCACGCCGCAGGCGATGCCGCCGGCGGCGTGTGGCCGTCGATGTACGGCGGTCGACATATGGCGGTCGACGACCTCCGATTTCCTCGGCGCCGCCACCGATCGGTGGCCTTCGATGGCGTGGTCCGGGTGACTGCCCGTCGAGGACCGATCACGGCCTCTGACGCGAAAACAGCGGCCGGGCGGCGCCGGGCTTTTCATCCGGTCGTCCCATTCCGTCTTTCCTCTTTCCTCATTGGCAGGTTTCGTCCTGCATCCGACCCGCCTCGGGTCCCCTGTGGCCCTGTGCGGGTCACACCTTCCTTCCATCGACTGATCATGAAAACCCGTCTTCTGACCCTGTTCCTGATGAGCGCCTGCCTGCTGCAGGCCACGGCGCGCGCGGACGAAAGCGCCCCGATGGGCAGCGCCGCCGCCGCGCCGAACGAGACACCCGCGCTGAGCCTGACCGGCAATCTCGGCTTTGTCTCCGACTACCGCTTCCGGGGCATCAGCCAAACCTGGAAGCGCCCCGCCGTGCAGGCGGGCTTGGACCTCGTGCATCGAAGCGGTTTCTATTTGGGCGCCTGGGGATCCAACGTCTCGGGCAACAGCTACAACAACGGTGCCGGCATGGAGCTGGACCTCTATGGCGGCTTCAAGACCCCGATCGCGGACGGCGTGACCCTGGATCTGGGCGCGCTGGCCTATGTCTACCCGGGGGCGCGTCTGAACCGCGCGCCAGGGCAACCTTCCGATGACAAGTACGACAACCTGGACCTGTATGCCGCCGTCAGCGCGGGCGCGTTCTCGGCCAAGCTGTCGGTGGCT
The Roseateles amylovorans genome window above contains:
- a CDS encoding DUF350 domain-containing protein, producing MEGFEWLKPSIVLGSILYAVIGVLVFWISFVIIDKLTPYKLWEEIVEHKNMALAVVVAAMCLSIGQIVAAAIHG
- a CDS encoding DUF4178 domain-containing protein, which codes for MATPSPQRRWQALCPNCGAPVEFASAASASTVCSYCRSTLLREGDALRKIGTSAELFEDYSPLQLGAAGRFAGAAFTVVGRVQMAYADGSWNEWHVLFDNGEGTGRSGWLSEDNGSFVLSFEAPLKERAPSIGQVHVAGRQLLAGQSWQVASKVDATVAAAEGELPHPPHLDNSFWVVDLRNTQGEVGTLDYSDPAAPTWSVGRSVRLADLSMVGLRNESGATLKSKALPCPHCGAALEPRLENTQSIVCGQCHSVVDISKGVGADLTSYQQNNGGEPQIPLGTTGQIALSGGATKPWQVVGYLERCDIPESSEDEQTFWREYLLFNQMEGFAFLVDTEEGWSLVRPITGAPDSAKRDSVDYQGKTFKRRWNYTAKVTYVLGEFYWRVRREERALVRDYEWRNGSRLELLSAEQTGNEITWSYGRNVDAAELRRAFALPEDRMPAIKRDISSGMDQGKLLRNIVIGMLLIVVVFALLRACSSDDCAKFKDTYGASSAEYQQCKRDSRGSGTGYGGSSGGSYGGYSSGGGGHK
- a CDS encoding SPFH domain-containing protein, with the translated sequence MGLMDFIKKQFIDIIQWTEDDNGVLAYRFPMQDFEIQYGASLTVRESQMAVFINEGKVADVFGPGMYKLTTQTLPVLTYLKNWDKLFESPFKSDVYFFSTRQQVDQRWGTTQPVTIRDKDFGAVRVRAFGNYSYRVVDPKKFHTEISGTRERYTVTELDGQLRGLMLQHISDAVAQSGIPFLDLAANQVEFAKALQEATSPAFDALGLKLEMVTLQNVSLPEELQKILDQKIGMGMIGQNMGQFLQYQTAQAIPKLAEGVGSGGGGVAGDAMGLGAGLALGQTLAQQLQAGLAPANTAAGAAAAGTAAGTAAGAAAAPAVPQPVSQSADEVLLLLEKLGDLKAKGILTDEEFAAKKAELLKKLS
- the kdpF gene encoding K(+)-transporting ATPase subunit F: MSGLYWVTGLVSAGLFVYLVVALWRAEKF
- the kdpA gene encoding potassium-transporting ATPase subunit KdpA, which encodes MNSFATLNLILFLALTLLLAWPLSRWVTALAQGRLPRWAAALERPFFRVAGVKPEQGMHWKQYALALLLFNLLGVLAVYALQRLQDVLPLNPQAMAAVSPDSAFNTAISFVANTNWQGYGGEATMSYLTQMLALTVQNFLSAATGISVVFALIRGFANKLSGQVGNFWADIGRITVWLLLPLAFVLAMVFVQQGVIQNFDGYRTVQTLEATDYQTPQSGPDGQPLKDAQGQPLMQNQRADTQTLAMGPVASQEAIKMLGTNGGGFFNANSAHPYENPTPLTNLLQMLAIFVIPAALCLSFGQMVGDRRQGAAILAAMTVLFVAGVLVATPAEQAGNPLVAAQGVDIQAGDQQAGGNMEGKETRFGISASSLFAVVTTAASCGAVNAMHDSFTPIGGAVPMVMMMLGEVVFGGVGTGLYGMLIFAILAVFIAGLMIGRTPEYLGKKIEPFEMKMSAVAILVTPIVVLAGTAIAVMAEPGRAGIANPGVHGFSEILYALTSAANNNGSAFAGLSANTPFYNTLLGIAMWLGRFLMIVPVLAIAGSLAAKKRIPVGEGTLPTHGPLFIALLIGTVLLVGLLNYVPALALGPIVEHLMLWKL
- the kdpB gene encoding potassium-transporting ATPase subunit KdpB → MTTELKPISNPAPADRRTEVRGGVAAGGPAPQDALGSTSPTSLSSTASSHPSPHPQRHRSGLWDPALVKPALVQSFAKLAPAVQLRNPVMFVVYAGSILTTGLWMASFAKPELAGTEGPGFMLAIALWLWFTVLFANFAEALAEGRSKAQAASLRGLKAKTWAKKLEQPRHGSSWHPVNSEELRKGHVVLVEAGDLVPLDGEVIEGVASVDESAITGESAPVIRESGGDFSAVTGGTRVLSDWVVVRIAVNPGEAFLDRMIAMVEGAKRQKTPNEIALTILLVALTLVFLVVTVTLLPYSLFSVDAAGAGTVVSITALVSLLVCLIPTTIGGLLSAIGVAGMSRLMQANVIATSGRAVEAAGDVDVLMLDKTGTITLGNRQASAFLPAPGLGEQALADAAQMASLADETPEGRSIVVLAKQRFNLRERELVSLQAHFVPFTAQTRMSGVNFGPVDAPDRQLRKGAVDAIRRFVESHGGQMPAQVTAAAEEVARRGSTPLVVADLSEGRARVLGVVELKDIVKGGIKERFAQLRRMGIKTVMITGDNRLTAAAIAAEAGVDDFLAEATPEAKLQLIRDYQSEGRLVAMTGDGTNDAPALAQADVAVAMASGTQAAKEAGNMVDLDSNPTKLLEIVETGKQLLMTRGSLTTFSIANDVAKYFAIIPAMFLGVYPQLGALNVMGLHSPSSAILSAVIFNALIIVALIPLALKGVAYRPIGAAALLRRNLWIYGLGGLIVPFIGIKAIDLLLTATHLV
- the kdpC gene encoding potassium-transporting ATPase subunit KdpC, with translation MMRPALVGFLLLSAITGLLYPAAVTGLAKAVFPHQAAGSLIERDGRLVGSELIGQNFSSPRYFWGRPSATGPMANNAANSSGSNQGPTNPALVEAVKARIEALKAVDPENRLPVPVDLVSASASGLDPHISMAAARYQAARVARERGLSIDTVQRLIQAHTEARDLAVLGEPRVNVLRLNLALDREPGQKVVTPAPAAAASAA
- a CDS encoding TorF family putative porin codes for the protein MKTRLLTLFLMSACLLQATARADESAPMGSAAAAPNETPALSLTGNLGFVSDYRFRGISQTWKRPAVQAGLDLVHRSGFYLGAWGSNVSGNSYNNGAGMELDLYGGFKTPIADGVTLDLGALAYVYPGARLNRAPGQPSDDKYDNLDLYAAVSAGAFSAKLSVAATDYFGLNSTTSGYAYFSALPAKGASKGTAYLDLNYGVDLGQGVSAGLHVGHLWVRRYGDLSYTDWKLGLSKAFDHLGGLTVSAALVGTDADNAFYQAGDAGGLRAKRLGDTGLVLGIARTF